A region from the Mycoplasmopsis phocirhinis genome encodes:
- a CDS encoding M17 family metallopeptidase, whose amino-acid sequence MKKYYSTFRNENFILKAILGSNQSEIKPQISTKNGSITEFINNKEAYIYVENDLNYEQLLNFIDEFVINANRNYQIDLKTFVSDKLDMDAVIKAFYSKIFFYEAILFNKKKEAPQKKQFTFLLPDASYTEIAQKYAIIALNKNSIRNLQVMPENYLNSEMLADVIKDEFEQNSDLKITVLKKNEISDLGMGLLLSVNKGSTHAPRVVVIEYNGAPDSNEKIAYIGKGITFDTGGMNTKGYHMEGMKYDMSGSVIAAYTVKTAAELKIKKNLVAVMCITDNRQDGDASLPENVYESMAGISVEVTDTDAEGRLVLADGLYYAATVLKATTLIDVATLTGAMSRTLGSEYSGIWSTDENNWEIFEKSAKIAREKVWRMPLHDDFHEPNTASIVADLNNYNIVETSDHNTAAMFLKQFTNDVAYIHCDIAGTADIKGKPMGVLLDTLVEFAIQK is encoded by the coding sequence ATGAAAAAATATTATTCAACATTTAGAAATGAAAATTTCATTTTAAAAGCAATTTTAGGTTCAAATCAAAGCGAGATTAAGCCTCAAATTTCAACAAAAAACGGTTCAATAACTGAATTTATTAACAACAAAGAAGCATATATTTATGTAGAAAATGACTTAAATTACGAACAATTATTAAATTTTATTGACGAATTTGTAATAAATGCCAATCGTAATTATCAAATAGATCTTAAAACTTTTGTTTCGGATAAGTTAGATATGGATGCAGTTATTAAAGCATTTTATTCAAAAATATTTTTTTATGAAGCAATTCTATTTAATAAGAAAAAAGAAGCACCGCAAAAAAAACAATTTACCTTTTTATTGCCAGATGCTTCATACACCGAAATTGCTCAAAAATACGCAATAATCGCATTAAATAAAAACTCAATCAGAAATTTACAAGTAATGCCTGAAAATTACTTAAATTCTGAAATGTTGGCGGATGTTATTAAAGATGAATTTGAACAAAATAGTGATTTAAAAATCACTGTGTTGAAAAAAAACGAAATTAGCGATCTAGGGATGGGGTTACTTTTATCTGTTAATAAAGGTTCTACACACGCGCCACGTGTAGTTGTGATTGAGTATAATGGTGCTCCAGATTCAAACGAAAAAATCGCATATATAGGTAAAGGTATAACTTTTGATACTGGAGGAATGAATACTAAAGGCTATCATATGGAAGGAATGAAATATGATATGTCTGGTTCAGTAATTGCTGCTTATACAGTTAAAACTGCCGCCGAATTAAAAATTAAGAAAAATTTAGTGGCTGTAATGTGTATAACTGATAATCGTCAAGATGGTGATGCTTCTTTACCAGAAAATGTATATGAATCAATGGCAGGAATTTCTGTTGAGGTTACAGACACAGACGCTGAAGGTCGTTTAGTTTTAGCTGATGGTTTATATTATGCAGCAACAGTTTTAAAAGCAACTACTTTAATTGATGTCGCAACTCTAACAGGGGCAATGTCAAGAACATTAGGATCAGAATATTCAGGTATTTGATCAACAGATGAAAACAATTGAGAAATATTTGAAAAATCAGCCAAAATAGCACGTGAGAAAGTATGAAGAATGCCTTTACATGATGATTTTCATGAGCCAAATACTGCAAGTATTGTCGCAGATTTAAACAATTATAATATCGTTGAAACTTCTGATCATAACACCGCAGCGATGTTTTTAAAACAATTCACAAATGATGTCGCTTATATACATTGTGATATTGCGGGTACAGCTGACATTAAAGGCAAACCTATGGGAGTTTTACTTGATACATTAGTAGAATTTGCAATTCAAAAATAA
- the gap gene encoding type I glyceraldehyde-3-phosphate dehydrogenase produces the protein MKKIAINGFGRIGRLTLRRILELKSNNIEVVAINDLSDPAMLAHLLKYDTAFGSLQHELEVKQNSIILNGKEIKVFAEKDPENLPWKELGIDIVIESTGFFAKKPLAQKHIIAGAKKVIISAPGGNDVKTIVYNVNHHTLTNNDEIISAASCTTNGLAPVVKVLVDNFGLVNGYMTTIHSFTADQMLQDGAHRKGNLRRARAASYNTVPTSTGAAKAIGLVIPQAAGVLNGIALRVPTITGSIIDLSVQLEKSPTIEQLNETFKNAANETLKYNTDEIVSSDIIGSNYGSIFDATLTHVQHANNQKIYKLFAWYDNEMSYVSQLVRVVEYWSQLS, from the coding sequence ATGAAAAAAATAGCAATTAATGGTTTTGGTCGTATTGGTCGTTTAACTTTACGTCGAATCCTTGAATTAAAATCAAATAATATCGAAGTTGTCGCAATTAATGATTTAAGCGATCCTGCAATGTTAGCTCATTTATTAAAATATGATACTGCTTTTGGTTCTTTACAACACGAACTTGAAGTAAAACAAAATTCAATTATATTAAATGGTAAAGAAATCAAAGTTTTTGCCGAAAAAGACCCTGAAAATCTGCCTTGAAAAGAGTTAGGAATAGATATCGTAATTGAATCTACTGGTTTTTTTGCCAAAAAACCTTTAGCTCAAAAACACATTATTGCCGGGGCTAAAAAAGTAATAATTTCAGCTCCAGGTGGAAATGATGTTAAAACCATTGTTTACAATGTAAATCACCATACACTAACAAATAATGATGAAATTATTTCTGCAGCTTCATGTACCACAAATGGATTAGCCCCTGTAGTTAAGGTATTAGTAGATAATTTTGGTTTAGTGAATGGTTATATGACCACAATACACTCATTCACAGCTGACCAAATGCTTCAAGACGGAGCTCACCGCAAAGGAAATTTAAGAAGAGCAAGAGCCGCAAGTTATAACACAGTTCCAACTTCAACAGGTGCAGCGAAAGCTATTGGTTTAGTAATACCACAGGCAGCAGGAGTTTTAAACGGAATAGCCTTACGAGTACCAACAATCACAGGTTCAATTATCGATTTATCTGTACAATTGGAAAAATCGCCTACAATTGAACAATTAAACGAAACATTTAAAAACGCAGCCAATGAAACATTAAAATACAACACAGATGAAATTGTTTCTTCAGATATTATAGGTTCTAATTACGGTTCAATTTTCGACGCCACTTTAACTCATGTTCAACACGCAAATAACCAAAAAATTTATAAATTATTTGCTTGATATGACAATGAAATGTCTTATGTTTCACAACTAGTTAGAGTTGTAGAATATTGATCTCAATTATCATAA
- a CDS encoding aminotransferase class V-fold PLP-dependent enzyme: MKKIKNVVIFAAGKGTRMAPLTQYLPKPLVQVHGEPIIERNIKFLQQVGIKNISIVVGYFKEQFTYLVEKYDVRLIENPDFDIANNISSLWYARDSFNDTLYVEGDLYFNENIFSKLVPQINNTNCSIAFSIKGHEHKPEWMYKIDANQNIISHHLVKDSFMKNIWSGLLFIDATTAEQMRQNLAEYYKNYPNNYFESFLWTLNTKFKHFEINNIEIRELDTFEDLQNLDSRYRNHATTLLFTPGPINNYNEVNDILSQCVLHHRSQLFKYYLEDTTKLIRELFKTQSALPLFITSSATGAMEAIVVNLAQKGENVLLIEAGDFGKRFKILLQRLGLNETLTTISFADGKTFDFDQIQTTLKNNKFKSIFVTHHETSTGVLHDIEKLSKIVKKYASESLFIVDTVSSFIHDDVKFDEWGLDAVIATSGKAFCLMPGLSCIVLSQRAIESAKQNTNFKFYFDIPAYVKYYYEQKSTPYTPASAILVAMNAAIRVIKNQTIDAIRKEKKLIYNYIRDELIKLGFSDVVKGENITHGLLVMNTPKNYNAEILRNTIEYKSNIYFEVGRNGRQQTQVRIGIPNVIDMPKAKLLIDAIKENIHFAKIT, encoded by the coding sequence ATGAAAAAAATAAAAAATGTTGTTATTTTTGCGGCTGGTAAAGGTACAAGAATGGCACCACTAACTCAATATTTACCTAAACCATTAGTTCAAGTTCATGGCGAGCCAATAATTGAGCGAAATATTAAATTTTTGCAGCAAGTTGGAATCAAAAATATTTCAATTGTGGTTGGTTATTTTAAAGAGCAATTTACTTATTTAGTTGAAAAATATGATGTTAGATTAATTGAAAACCCTGATTTTGATATAGCTAACAATATTAGTAGTTTATGATACGCTCGTGATAGTTTTAATGACACATTATATGTTGAAGGTGATTTATATTTTAATGAAAATATTTTTAGCAAGCTAGTGCCACAAATTAATAACACGAACTGTTCAATAGCATTCAGTATCAAAGGACATGAACATAAACCTGAGTGAATGTATAAAATTGATGCTAACCAAAATATCATTTCTCACCATTTAGTTAAAGATTCATTTATGAAAAATATATGATCTGGTTTATTGTTTATTGATGCTACAACTGCTGAACAAATGCGACAAAATCTTGCCGAATATTATAAAAATTATCCTAATAACTATTTTGAATCTTTTTTATGAACACTCAATACAAAATTCAAACATTTTGAAATTAATAACATCGAAATTCGTGAATTAGATACTTTTGAAGATTTACAAAATTTAGATTCAAGATATCGCAACCATGCCACAACTTTATTATTTACGCCCGGTCCAATTAATAATTACAACGAAGTTAATGATATATTGAGCCAGTGTGTTTTACACCATCGCTCACAATTATTTAAATATTATTTAGAAGATACAACTAAATTAATTCGCGAACTATTTAAAACACAAAGTGCTCTACCTTTATTTATAACTTCATCAGCCACAGGCGCAATGGAAGCAATTGTTGTTAATTTAGCCCAAAAAGGCGAAAATGTCCTTTTGATCGAAGCAGGTGATTTTGGCAAAAGATTTAAAATTCTTTTACAAAGATTAGGTCTTAATGAGACATTAACCACAATTAGTTTTGCTGATGGCAAAACATTTGATTTTGATCAAATTCAAACAACTCTAAAAAATAATAAATTTAAATCAATCTTTGTCACACACCACGAAACTTCAACAGGTGTACTGCACGATATTGAAAAATTATCAAAAATTGTTAAAAAATACGCAAGTGAATCTTTATTTATTGTCGATACTGTTTCATCATTTATTCATGATGATGTTAAATTTGACGAATGAGGTTTAGATGCAGTTATAGCCACAAGTGGAAAAGCATTTTGTTTAATGCCTGGCTTAAGTTGTATCGTGCTATCGCAAAGAGCTATTGAAAGTGCTAAACAAAATACTAACTTTAAATTCTATTTTGATATTCCAGCCTATGTTAAATATTACTATGAACAAAAATCAACTCCATATACACCCGCAAGTGCTATTTTAGTTGCGATGAATGCAGCAATTAGAGTTATTAAAAATCAAACAATAGATGCAATTAGAAAAGAAAAAAAATTAATTTACAATTATATTCGTGATGAATTAATTAAACTTGGTTTTAGTGATGTAGTTAAAGGTGAAAATATAACTCATGGATTATTAGTGATGAACACACCAAAAAACTATAATGCTGAAATATTAAGAAACACAATTGAATATAAATCTAATATTTATTTTGAAGTAGGACGTAACGGTCGTCAACAAACACAAGTAAGAATTGGTATTCCAAATGTTATTGATATGCCTAAAGCAAAATTATTAATCGATGCAATTAAAGAAAATATACATTTTGCTAAAATCACTTAA